A segment of the Cricetulus griseus strain 17A/GY chromosome 6, alternate assembly CriGri-PICRH-1.0, whole genome shotgun sequence genome:
CAGGAGGACTGAGTTCAgaaccagcacccacatgtacaGCTAGCTGATTATTATGGTGAATAACTAATACGTAGCCCGTAATGGTCAAGATGTCTTTAATaagtaaatgccaaccaacaggaagccagagtgagccaaagcagcagggaaaagagagctaccatgtgccttggctatcactttaaacctttcccacatcaccctgacatcaccttgaccacacccttatgggtgtggtcaggcacacctgtagccagcccttaggaggcatggttatggtgtctccctacagctgGTCATGTAGTTTAATGTAGATGAAAAATCAgcttctgcaaaaaaaaaaaaaaagaaaaaaaaagaaaaaaagaaagctgattATGACCTcacatacctgtaactccagttacagggaagATTGCTGGAGCTGTCTAACCACCAATCTAGCCCCTCCCCAATAGAACCCACAAaaatgagctccaagttcagtgagagtgcctttctcaaggaaataaattgaaagcaatagaggaagacacccagcatcttctctagcctccacacctgcacatatatacacatgtatacaggaacacacacacacacacacacacacacacacacacacacacacatcaaaatcaatcattacaaataaaaatttttataggGTTTGAAACTGCAGGACTAGGGCACAGGGATCAAGATGTGCTAGCAGAAGTATCCCGTGTCTGCTAAGAGACATTTAAGCAACCAAGTAAGAATGCAGGGGAAGGATAGGTGCCAAGTGCTTGAGAAATAGGGACAAGGAGAGGCTGGGGGAGTGTGGGCTGCTTCAGAGCTGTGTGCCCTTCTCAGTCTTCTGAGCAGCGCTGGCACTCCATTCCCAGTGTGGATATTGTCCTGGAGGAGGTTGTCTTCATATTCCAGCCTAGATATGATCTTAGCAGTAGTAGATGGAAAGAACAGGACACATCTGAGAAGTTTGGGTGCAGCAGTACCAGGACATGGGGAAGGGAGATGGCTAGGTCTGTTCTTGATTAGTGAGGCAGATAAAACTGCTTTCTCTTCGAAGAGTCCAGCCCAAGTGTGAACTTAAGAAAAGAGCAAGTTATACACAAGGCAGTATGTGGAACCAGCTGGGCTGCAGCTAAAGATGCTTGCCTGCCAAGAGATGGTCCTAGGGGCAAAGGTAGAGCCCAGGGCTGTAACATTGGAGGGATGTAGAAAAGATGGAACTACGGAGTACTTAGAGTGAGTAGCAGCTAGCCAGGTGGAGCACATGAGTCATGAGAGACATGTAGATtggaagacagagatggggaATGAACAGCAGGAAGTGGTACTGGTGAGAGCTCCCAGAATACAAGGACAGCAGTGTCTGAGGACTCAGTGGTATGGGAGTGACTGGAAGCTGGTGGGACCCAGTGAAGTCAAACAGCAAGGCTTAATCAGGTGGCTGGAAAGTGAGGGTGGAGTAATGGAGACAGATTGGCTGTGGAGGGAACAGCCTGGTGCAAGAGGCCCATGGCTATCACAAGTCCTCTATTTTGcaggttgtttggttggttttcagAGGAAAAATGAGATCATTATTTCGTATTCTTGGCATagaaattgtgtgtggggggtgtctgGTACCAAAGAAACACAGGACAAATCTCTCTTGGTACCTGTGGTTCTTCCCAGCACTTCTTATCCTGACCCCTACTCTAAACCTCTCCGATCCAGGCgaggcttcccttcccccagcttcaGATTTCCATATCATCCAGCCATTTTGGATATACACTCTCTTGGTCTGCTtgccctctgtcctctctcctttcctcttttgctCTCCCCTCATGGCCCTGTTCAGTCTGTAGCCTTCTAGATGCCTCTGACTGAACTTGCCCTCATAGCTACAATAAAATTCTTCTCCTTTGCTGTATTGTGTCCTCATTTCATTCAGAGAGGAAGAGGGTGCAGGAAAGCTTGCCAATGACATTGGGTGCCTGGAAGGTGAGGTGTTTCCCCACCTGGCTGAGAAAGGGTGAGATTTTTCAGAAGCTGCTCCAGCCTGCTTTCTGTAAGAAGGAAGGACACCTGAAGGCTGACAGGGAGGTATTGGAGTGGGCAGGAAGGAAAAGTGTCAGGAACAGAGAGAGTAGCATGGAGACTGGAGACTCTAATATCCCAAGAGAGTCACAGAAGCCTTGTGAGCCAAGTTACCCTGCTTCTACAAGATGATTCCAGGATACTCCTAGTATGTTGTTTAGTGAGAATCCTCCCTGGAAGGGAGAGCAGGTTGCTAGAGGTTGTTGATGAGGAAAACAAGGCCAGGAATGTAAGACAAGAGGCCCCAGAAGTGAATGGCTCTGTTGGTCTCCGGAAATGGGTTAGGAGTTTCCTATTTTCCTGTCTGTTTAACAATGGTGAAAGCCCATGGGTGTCCTAGACTCAGCGGTGAAAGCCTCAAGCTTCTGGTGACTAGAACAGGGACTGAGCTAGGAACACTGTTTTCTGTAAAGCAGATGCCTTTCCCTCCTTCTAAGTAATTACAGCCTTTATTCCATGCTCTCAGCATTCTTTCCTACTTCATTCAATTCCCCAGAGATGGTAAATGTTCTTATTTAATAGCTAAGTAGCTGAGGATCTAAATAAGTCATTCAGTCATGCCACAGACTGAACATGGAAGTCAGGGAAAGAACGTGGATGGCTGTATCTCCTAGAGCCTTCAGGCAGGAGGGTGGAATGCATACAGTGCTCAAAGCTGGGCTCCAAGACCTTTGAAGAATCCTCACTCTTTAACACCTaggcctttcctttctcctgcagGCCTGGGTTGCCAACTATGAGAGACCTCGGATGAATGCCAATTCCTTGCTGGCCAGCCCCACAGGCCTCAGCCCCTACCTGCGCTTCGGATGCCTCTCCTGCCGCCTCTTCTACTACCGCCTGTGGGACTTGTATAAGAAGGTGAGGTGcaagacaggtggtggtggcaacacacgcctttaatcccagcacttgggaaaatagaggcaggcggatctcagagagttcgaggccagcatggtctacaaagcaggttccaggacagctaggactgttacacagagaaaccctgtctggaaaaacaaaacaaaaatggtgagGTGCAGTCAGCAGGCACACACTCACTGCCAGTCATCCCAGAAAGGGcccttctctttggctttggggcTGGGCGAGTCCTGGAGACTCTCAGTTCGGAGAAGTTGGAAATGGTTTCTGAGAGGTGACAGACAACTGGACATAACTGAGTCACTGATGTGAATGAACCCAAGTTCTCCTGTGGTtctgaggaagagacagaaaagctGGCCTCAGGCTTTAGAGGTGGGATATTCACTAGCAGCTGAGAGGAAGGCTGGGACCTCAGGGTGGGAAGTGAGCAGTGAGGCCAGAGCCTGTCCTAAGCAACTGCCGGCACTGGCACTGGGACCAGAGTTTAAAGGAAGCTCAGGAGTGGCTGGTGTCACTCAGTGATGGAGGGCTGGCCTGAAAGGGCTGCTTACAGGACATGCCAGGCAGCCAGGAGGCACTGTTAAAGCACTCCACAGAACAGCTCCTCGGGTCATGCTGTGCCtttgtttcttagttttatttGCCCAGCCAGCTTGGCTTCCTGGAATGGGGTTTGGCAGTTTGGTGGATAAGTCATTAGGGGAGGGGGCAATCACTGTTTGTGTAGTTCAACTTAATCCTTTCCTGTCTCTGACTGTTGCTTATACATTATTTAGCCAAAATCCAGACTTggtactttttaattttttcaattgaaaacacattttttcgTATATTCTGATTATTTCGtgtattctgattacagtttcctatCCCCCAATTCCACCTAGATCCTCGCCACTTCCCCACCTACTCAAATccacacccttccttccttctttctttttttcccctcatttgAATCCAAAAGGcatctaaaaaaaacaaaaaggaaaagaaaaaaataaataagataataaataaacctgaataggacaaaacaaataaacaggggagaggaagcaaagaaaaagcctaagaaatacatattaacacaaagacacagatattcacacacacagaaattccataaaacacaaaaccagaaactgaaatacataagcaaaagacctgtaaggttaaattaaaaaagaaaacaaatgccagCCAAAGCATTATGAGACCCCCCCTCCTTTCCCCAAAACCCTCCAAAAacaccattgagtttgttttgtgttggccctCTACTCATATACTGCTGGGtgtggggcctgcccttaagtgttGTTTGTATACCcaatgagactccattggagaaaattgtttttcctttgtgagttgtTATCAATTAGAAGTAGCTTCTAGGTTAGGGGTCCTCTCACAGAGCTGGACCCCATCCGGTTTAGACTTGTGCAGGTTTTGTGTATGctgctacagtctctgtgagttcatatgtgcttcAGTCCTGTTGTATCTAAAAGGCTTTATTTCCTTGGTTTCTTCCATCaccactggctcttacagtctttctacctcctcttccaaaGAGTTTCCTGAGCCATGATGTGAgagatttgatagagacatcctatttaggactGGGTATTTTGAGGTCTCTCACTTTCTACACATTGTTTAGTTGTGGGTCCCTGTATAAGTTCCCATCTACTACTAAGTGGCTAAGTAAAACACTGATCtttaagtatagcagaatgtcattaggagtcattttattgctatgtattttgattttctatctatttttgtttttttggtgacCTATGTAttttcaggttcttggccacctggATAGTATCAGGGATGAATTCCATCTCAAGGGgttggccttaaatccaatcagatagtgATTGGTTGCTCCCACAACTTTTGTGCCACCACTGTACCAGTGTATGgtgcaggcaggtcaccattaTACATTAGAGGGTATGCAGTTGGCATGGTCtttacctttctcctctagtAGCATGCAGTGTAtgttccagtaccatgaacactagctagtagaggtgaaggctctaggaaagcACCAGCTCAGCTTCTCTGGGTTCAGTGATATTTAGGTGTTTAGGCTTTACATTTTTTAACTGCTGATAATGTGTAAAATCCCATAAGCTTTCTAGATGGTAGAACTACAGAATCCGGAGTATCTTGAGGAGTTCCGTTCCATAGCAGAGTCCCAAAGCATCATTCCCCCACTCCTAGCCACCTGAAGCCATTCTTGGTGCTCAGAGCAGGGCCTGCATGTTGCACACTATGAAACTTGTAAGTTTAGTTCCTCTGAACATGGGATTTGGAGCCATTATACTTGGAAGCCATTGCACTTGCTCTGTGCAGGAAACCTGAGCATCACAATGCTAAGAACCAGGCAGAGGCTCACCTTTGTGTGCTATGCCCACCCCTCAGGTGAAGAGGAACAGCACACCCCCCCTCTCCTTGTTTGGACAACTCCTGTGGCGAGAGTTCTTCTACACAGCGGCTACCAACAACCCCAGGTTTGACCGAATGGAGGGGAACCCCATCTGCATCCAGATCCCCTGGGACCGCAACCCTGAAGCCCTGGCCAAGTGGGCCGAGGGCAAGACAGGCTTCCCTTGGATTGACGCCATCATGACccaactgaggcaggagggctggATCCACCACCTGGCCCGGCACGCTGTGGCCTGCTTCCTTACCCGCGGGGACCTCTGGGTCAGCTGGGAGAGCGGGGTCCGGGTGAGTGCAAGCTAGCCTGTACCCTGTGACCAGGCCTAGCCAAGGTCAGCCCCCTTCAaggctgggggctggggtgggatCCCTGGGTTCAGGAGATTCCTTCCGTGTCCTCAGCAGAAGGGCTTTGGCTCCTTGGGGTATTACAGTGACTTGCAAAGAACCAGAGTGTCAGGTCTGCAAGGAGACTGGTTGTCCCCTATCTAGGTATTTGATGAGCTGCTTCTGGATGCAGATTTCAGCGTGAATGCTGGCAGCTGGATGTGGCTGTCTTGCAGTGCTTTCTTCCAACAGTTCTTCCACTGCTACTGCCCTGTGGGCTTTGGCCGCCGCACAGACCCCAGTGGGGACTACATTCGGTAAGGATCAAACCACTGAACCACTGTGACCTCCTTTGGGACTGGGGTGCCCTGGGTCCTTTGAAGAGCCACAGTGTGTTGATCTATCACCTGGTGTGTGTTTCAGGCGATACCTGCCCAAATTGAAAGGCTTCCCTTCTCGCTACATCTATGAGCCCTGGAATGCCCCTGAGTCGGTTCAGAAGGCTGCCAAGTGCATCATTGGTGTGGACTACCCACGGCCCATCGTCAACCATGCTGAGACTAGTCGGCTCAACATTGAGCGCATGAAGCAGATCTACCAGCAGCTATCACGATACCGAGGACTCTGTAAGGAGCTCCTACTCCACTGACATCTCACTCACCCTGGGGAGGACTTAACCTGAGGCTGTGAAGGACACTGCGGGCTGCTCCAGATTGGGCTCCCTGAGCAGCTTGGGGTGCTGGGAGAAATGGAGGTTGTGTCCTGAGCAGCGTGGGGAGCTGGGAGAAGCTGGAGGCCgtgtcctcctgtcctcctggcCCCTTTGTTTTTCATGACCTACAGCCCTCTTAATCTTCTGACTACCCCTTACTTTGTCTTCCAGGTCTTCTGGCATCTGTCCCTTCCTGTGTGGAAGACCTCAGTCACCCTGTGGCAGAGCCCAGCTCTAGCCAGGCTGGGAGCATCAGCAACACAGGTGAGAAGTTACACTGGACTTTGGCCTCCCTGGCCTTCTGTGACCTGTGCTACCACTTCAGATATTCATGACTGAGGCCAAAATAAGCATAAACCTGATGAAGCTTATTTCCACCCAGGGCATGCTGTAAGACAATGGAATAAGAGCATTCGGATAAGAATTTTGGAGGGAACTAGCATTGAGTAGCTTGATGTGGGACTAGGAATAGGGCCCCTTTAAATAGGAGCTGCCAAGGGGAACTGCTTAGCAATGTCCTGATAAGAACTGGGGaagcaaataggaaaagaaggaagCCAGAGCAAGGGACTAGGTCTTACTGAGCTTTTAAAACTCCACTGCCTGCCACATAAACAGTGAACAGTGAGGAACAGTGTAAGGATGGGGAGGCAATAAGTAAGGTGGCCCAGGGGTCTAGTcaggagaagcagggagagagtgAGGGTGCTGGTCAGCTTGGTGGTGCTCCATAATATGGAAGTGCCCAGAACTCCTGGGATTTTCCCAGGGCTGCAAAGGAAAAGCCTCACCTTCAGAGCAAGGACAGCAGATATGCTACATCAGTCTCTGGCCTTTAGCCAGGGACTTGAGGCCAGAAGTTGGCCTTGCTGCCAGCAGGCCAGGCCATGCCCTCCTCACAGCTCCAATTGAGGTCACTGCTGAAAAGGAGGCCAGGGCAGGGCTCCCTGTCCCTAAGGAGCAGTCATTGCTGAGATCATTGTGGTATATAACTGCACTTGTCTCTGTGCCTCTCCACAGGCTCCAGACCACTGTCCAGTGGCCCAGCCTCCCCAAAACGAAAGCTGGAAGCAGCTGAGGAGCCTCCTGGTGAAGAACTGAGCAAGCGTGCTAGGGTGACAGAGATGCCTGCCCAAGAGCCACAGACCAAGGACGCCTGAGAGTGAGTCCTTGCAGAGGAAGGTGACATGGTTTAGAAAGCCATTGCTTGCCAACTGGAGGTTCGAACAGCAAACCAGATTAAAATCTGATAGGGGTAGGATTTCAGCTCAAATCCTACCATTCTGGCTTTCATAGcttctaaaccagtggttctcacccttcccaatgctgcagcCCTAACGCagttcatgttgtagtgaccccccaaccataaaattgttttcattgctacttaataactgaaattttgctactgttatgaattgtaatgtaaatgtctgatatacaggatatctgatatgtgacccccaaggaggctgagacccacaggttgagaaccactgttctaaaccTTTAGGggccttgtttatttatttgtagctaaggctgatcttgaacttgtagcaatcctcctgcctcatcctcctcaGTGCCAGGATTTTAGATGTGAGCCAACATGTCCAGTTTACCTCATTAAATTTAAaggagaattatttttttttaaggaaaggatttattttggaagaaagaaatatagGCATTTAAATCCTTTGTTTTCTGACTAGGGGAAAAGAAAGGGGCCTTAGTTTTGTTCAGTTTGTTTACTTGCCCTTTCTGACTGCTAATGCAAGTCAAATCTGAGGCCCGGATATGAACTTGTGAGTGGCAGGTGGGAGGCTGTGTTCTGTAATCAGGCCAGATGAGGGCAACACTGAGCTTCAGACACCAGGAAAGGGCTCAGCCATGGAAGGACCAGAGGGCcctgctgtctctctctgcttctgcttacagGGCCTCTCCTCTTTTCACAGAGACTGTAGTTTTGCACATACTAGTCAGTGGTCATCTTTTCTGGAAGGTTCCTGAATCActaaaaaaggaaagacagacagatagatctgcctccttcctccttccccaagGCAGGACAGGCTTTTATGCCAATACTGGAGAAATGTAGCTTACCATCCTCCCTGATCATTATGCCAGGCTGTTCTGTACATCTGCAGTTTGGTCTTTTTCTGGTCCTGATCACTTCAGGGCCTCACTGGGGCTGTCTGTATGGAGTGTCTCAGGTTTATGTGCTCAGTGAGATGGCAAGCACTTAGTGCTTTTGCCCTCTAACATTACCATCGGGAGGACAGGGCTGTACTGCCTTGTTCCTGGAAGAGCCAGCTACTGTAGATGCCATACTGTGTGTTGTAGATAATGAACTTGCTTGGTTAATGCCCTGATTTTGAGGTAAAATTAACAAATAGAAAGGTTAGGTGTGTGATTCAAGACTGCACAGTAAGCTGATGACATACGGTAAAACATGGGCTTGTTGCATGCAGATGTATGGGGAAAGTGACTTATAAAGCATGTCATGTTAATTTGGGGTCCATCCACAGCAACTTAGGAAAGTAAAACTAATAGCCCACAGTTCCCAGAAAAAATGGTACAGACCCTCAGCTTATGAAAAGAAAGCTGTTTGTTGATGGGCTGTGTGATGAAAGAACATGAAACTTTTTACCGGGGAACCGGAAGAATTGGATTCAGGCAGGATAAAGAGTgctttaaacaacagaaaaaacccGAAGTTTAATGATGTTGTACAAATTACTTAATCTCTAGGAAGATGGTTGTTGTTTCCAAGATTAAGTGCAGGTGTCAGTCAAGGACATGTGAGAGTGCAGATGCCATTGAGCATCCCTAAATCTAAGCTCCTAGATCCAAAATACTCTGAAATCCAAACTGTTGGAGTGTCAGCTGTGAAGTCTGGACAGATATTCCTGTGCAGAAAACCCTGAACTGTAAAACACCTCTGGTCCAGAGCATGCCAGATAATGGACACTCAGCATATGATGCCAAGCTCCCTACTTGGCTAAAACAGATGGCAGGCACAtttaaggacatttttttttatctcttagGGAGCTTGTGGGTTTTGGTCTGGTGGGCCAAAGTTGACTCTTGCAACTCAGCTGTCAGTGCCTCTTCAAGGTGGCGACAGGACAGCGGGGATGGCTGTGTCACTCACTTAGTTAACATACATTACATGTTTCCACACTCAGGATGGGTCCTAGACTCGGAGTATGTTGTGAACTGGACTGGCAGCCCCCACCTCCACCTTGGGTGATACTAGTAGGAGGAGACAGAATGTAAGCAGggtgttttaaaaggaaaaggtgcgcttccccttcttcctctcttgctcctctctctctctcttacccctcatccccctctctctccctcccttcgtctctctgtcttctccccctcccactccctccacctgtaataaactctatggttaatgaaaagaaagaaaagaaaagatgtagCTcataaggagagagaaaggaaggctggGGTGCAAAGGGGCTGCTTACTCATGATCTGTGCTTTAAGAGTCACTGGTGTGGACTGTGTCTGGGACAGGCGGGG
Coding sequences within it:
- the Cry2 gene encoding cryptochrome-2 → MAAAAVVAATVPALTMGADGASSVHWFRKGLRLHDNPALLAAVRGARCVRCVYILDPWFAASSSVGINRWRFLLQSLEDLDTSLRKLNSRLFVVRGQPADVFPRLFKEWGVTRLTFEYDSEPFGKERDAAIMKMAKEAGVEVVTENSHTLYDLDRIIELNGQKPPLTYKRFQAIISRMELPKKPVGAVTSQQMENCRAEIQENHDDTYGVPSLEELGFPTEGLGPAVWQGGETEALARLDKHLERKAWVANYERPRMNANSLLASPTGLSPYLRFGCLSCRLFYYRLWDLYKKVKRNSTPPLSLFGQLLWREFFYTAATNNPRFDRMEGNPICIQIPWDRNPEALAKWAEGKTGFPWIDAIMTQLRQEGWIHHLARHAVACFLTRGDLWVSWESGVRVFDELLLDADFSVNAGSWMWLSCSAFFQQFFHCYCPVGFGRRTDPSGDYIRRYLPKLKGFPSRYIYEPWNAPESVQKAAKCIIGVDYPRPIVNHAETSRLNIERMKQIYQQLSRYRGLCLLASVPSCVEDLSHPVAEPSSSQAGSISNTGSRPLSSGPASPKRKLEAAEEPPGEELSKRARVTEMPAQEPQTKDA